In a single window of the Terriglobus roseus genome:
- a CDS encoding outer membrane beta-barrel protein yields MTSSISLTGLRTGLALAALSVTPVMFAAAPAANAAATTPDAAVPAASIFSIPNPTADFRYQPEGVSSSDDAIAVNDPSSSLDAERDSLSYDGAQPPPGRRRSYGRSRYQDRMHNADGSSKIAFVAGAGMNVPSGNTARYYTPHFALDVGAGLNFSKTFGILAEFSYQRMGLTGGAIDTDYTNTYNYFVNQGNNPSDVSSYLAGFDANAHIFGISVNPIVNLVGQGKVGAYVTGGVGYYHKTTNFTLPQLTQNIYGGVGYVNSTFDSYGAGGIGYNGGVGLTYKLSEFSSERLFLEARYQWVDLGKTNNDFFAYNKRNTGTIPITVGVRF; encoded by the coding sequence ATGACTTCCAGCATCAGCCTCACAGGCTTGCGCACTGGCCTTGCGCTTGCGGCGTTGTCCGTCACCCCCGTCATGTTCGCCGCAGCGCCCGCAGCCAACGCAGCAGCCACTACGCCGGACGCGGCAGTACCCGCGGCATCGATCTTCAGCATCCCCAACCCCACGGCGGACTTCCGCTATCAGCCGGAAGGCGTCAGCAGCAGCGACGATGCCATTGCCGTCAATGATCCGTCTTCCTCACTGGATGCTGAGCGCGACAGCCTGAGCTATGACGGTGCGCAGCCACCCCCGGGCCGCCGCCGCTCGTATGGTCGCTCGCGCTATCAGGACCGCATGCATAACGCGGACGGCTCCTCGAAGATTGCCTTCGTTGCAGGCGCCGGTATGAACGTGCCCTCTGGCAACACGGCAAGGTACTACACACCGCACTTCGCGCTCGATGTGGGCGCTGGACTGAATTTCAGCAAGACCTTTGGCATCCTCGCCGAGTTCTCCTATCAGCGCATGGGCCTGACCGGCGGCGCCATCGACACGGACTACACCAATACCTACAACTACTTCGTGAACCAGGGCAACAATCCGTCGGACGTATCGAGCTACCTCGCCGGCTTCGACGCGAATGCGCACATCTTCGGCATCAGCGTGAATCCCATCGTGAACCTCGTAGGTCAGGGCAAGGTCGGCGCATATGTCACGGGCGGCGTTGGCTACTATCACAAGACGACCAACTTCACCCTGCCTCAGCTCACGCAGAATATTTACGGTGGCGTTGGCTACGTGAACTCAACCTTCGATAGTTACGGCGCAGGCGGGATCGGCTACAACGGCGGTGTCGGTCTCACCTACAAGCTCTCGGAGTTCAGCAGCGAGCGCCTCTTCCTTGAGGCACGCTATCAGTGGGTGGATCTCGGCAAGACGAACAATGACTTCTTCGCCTACAACAAGCGCAACACGGGCACCATCCCGATCACGGTCGGTGTCCGCTTCTAA
- the mrdA gene encoding penicillin-binding protein 2, with protein MLPNEQENLISRDGKISATKLAAAQYVITAVLVVLVIGLWRLQVLGAANYRLLAEANRVRKVPILAPRGRLFDREGRLLVDNYSSVTCFLLREQLRDADLPLIAEGLHIPMEALEYTIHHYQYAPKYQPIPLKQDITPDEQAFIEAHRNELPELDTLEEQRRLYPRDGFAAHLIGYVGEISENDLKNPKYDFYEPGDVVGKSGVEETYDAVLRGKDGSRDVIVNSHGRELGRLGEELAVPGKDLKLTIDLDIQMAAEKVLGDKNGAIVAMDPHTGEILAMVSRPTFDPNQFAVRLTRSYWNTIVTDPNHPLMNKAIQAQLAPGSTFKVVMTYAGLQENAAQDLRVVCNGGATFYGHFFGCDRHHGLVDIRNALPYSCDTFYYTLANKLGIDAIAKYGHEVGIGQRTGIDLPSEATGIMPSPQWKLKAQRDKWYAGETISVGIGQGAVQASPMQLARALSGIASGGVFVRPHTLIADQIPAEMQQQIEEMYPGSGKKTVNMSPENWQIITDNMANVTQGIGTAAEAHLEGIDFAGKTGTADVVSGRKKGTADKATLPNAWFVGMTPRRNPDIVVAVLWEHGYWGNNSAKLAAQVISAYVDKQRKRAGNLRQEIAETPKPVDTPAASETKPTPSASVPATKSDIAKPAVAAAPKPKQPEGPKPVARLAPAAAQEPIRTP; from the coding sequence ATGCTTCCCAACGAACAAGAGAATCTGATCAGCCGCGATGGCAAGATTTCGGCGACAAAGCTGGCTGCCGCGCAGTACGTCATCACGGCTGTCCTGGTGGTACTGGTCATCGGACTTTGGCGATTGCAGGTTCTGGGTGCGGCGAACTATCGCCTGCTGGCCGAGGCGAACCGTGTGCGCAAGGTGCCGATCCTGGCGCCGCGTGGTCGCCTATTTGATCGCGAGGGCCGGCTGCTGGTGGACAACTACTCTTCGGTCACCTGCTTTCTCCTGCGGGAACAACTGCGTGATGCCGACCTGCCACTGATCGCGGAAGGCCTGCACATCCCGATGGAGGCCCTGGAATACACGATCCATCATTACCAGTACGCTCCCAAATACCAGCCCATTCCGCTGAAGCAGGACATCACACCCGACGAGCAGGCTTTCATCGAGGCCCACCGGAACGAACTGCCTGAGCTGGACACGCTGGAAGAGCAGCGCCGACTGTACCCCCGTGACGGATTTGCGGCTCACCTGATCGGCTACGTTGGCGAGATCAGCGAAAACGACCTTAAGAATCCGAAGTACGACTTCTACGAACCGGGCGACGTCGTCGGCAAGTCTGGCGTGGAAGAGACCTACGACGCAGTCCTGCGCGGCAAAGACGGCTCGCGCGACGTCATCGTAAATAGTCATGGCCGTGAGCTGGGCCGGTTGGGCGAGGAGCTGGCAGTGCCTGGCAAGGACCTGAAGCTGACCATCGACCTCGATATCCAGATGGCTGCGGAGAAGGTGCTCGGCGACAAGAATGGCGCCATCGTCGCCATGGATCCGCACACCGGCGAGATTCTCGCCATGGTGTCGCGTCCGACGTTCGATCCCAACCAGTTCGCGGTCCGCCTCACGCGCAGTTACTGGAACACTATCGTCACGGACCCGAATCATCCGCTGATGAACAAGGCGATCCAGGCGCAGCTTGCCCCCGGTTCTACCTTTAAAGTTGTGATGACCTATGCTGGCCTGCAGGAGAACGCCGCGCAGGATCTTCGTGTGGTCTGTAATGGCGGAGCGACCTTCTACGGCCACTTCTTCGGCTGTGATCGCCACCATGGCCTGGTGGACATTCGCAACGCTCTGCCATACTCCTGCGACACCTTTTACTACACCCTGGCGAACAAGCTCGGCATCGATGCCATTGCAAAGTACGGGCATGAGGTCGGCATCGGCCAGAGGACAGGCATTGACCTGCCGAGCGAGGCGACGGGCATTATGCCTTCGCCCCAGTGGAAGTTGAAGGCGCAACGCGACAAGTGGTACGCAGGCGAAACCATCTCTGTCGGCATCGGCCAGGGCGCTGTGCAGGCAAGCCCGATGCAGCTTGCGCGCGCGCTCAGCGGCATCGCCTCCGGTGGTGTGTTCGTGCGGCCGCACACCTTGATCGCAGACCAGATTCCTGCCGAAATGCAGCAGCAAATCGAGGAGATGTATCCGGGCAGCGGCAAGAAGACGGTGAACATGTCGCCGGAGAACTGGCAGATCATCACGGACAACATGGCGAACGTGACGCAGGGCATAGGCACGGCCGCGGAAGCACATCTTGAAGGCATCGACTTCGCCGGCAAGACGGGTACTGCCGACGTCGTCAGCGGGCGCAAGAAGGGAACAGCCGATAAGGCCACGCTACCCAACGCATGGTTCGTCGGCATGACGCCGCGCCGCAACCCCGACATCGTTGTGGCGGTTCTGTGGGAGCACGGCTACTGGGGCAACAACTCGGCGAAGCTCGCCGCACAGGTGATCTCGGCGTACGTCGACAAGCAGCGTAAACGCGCCGGTAACCTGCGGCAGGAAATTGCTGAGACGCCGAAGCCGGTCGACACGCCCGCAGCGAGCGAAACGAAGCCAACCCCGTCGGCATCGGTACCCGCCACAAAATCCGATATTGCAAAGCCTGCAGTGGCCGCCGCCCCAAAGCCAAAGCAGCCGGAAGGGCCAAAGCCTGTCGCCCGTCTGGCGCCCGCCGCCGCGCAGGAACCCATCCGGACACCCTAG
- the rfbC gene encoding dTDP-4-dehydrorhamnose 3,5-epimerase, with product MKVIPTAIPDVVLLEPKIFGDERGFFLESYSDRTFEQLGLPTKFVQDNHSKSVRSVLRGIHYQLGTPQGKLVRALQGEIFDIAVDLRKSSPTFGKWVGEILDDKQRRMLWIPPGFGHGFLVLSDTAEVAYKASEFYAPENERSLLWNDPAIGIEWPLHLIGPDGPVLSAKDAVGLLLQYAEVYP from the coding sequence ATGAAAGTAATTCCCACTGCAATTCCCGATGTCGTTCTACTGGAACCGAAGATCTTCGGTGACGAACGCGGTTTCTTTCTGGAGTCCTACTCGGACCGCACCTTTGAGCAGCTTGGCTTGCCCACGAAGTTTGTGCAGGACAATCATTCGAAGTCTGTCCGCAGCGTTCTCCGCGGCATCCACTATCAACTCGGCACACCGCAGGGCAAGCTGGTGCGCGCACTGCAGGGTGAGATCTTCGACATCGCGGTTGATCTCCGCAAGTCCTCGCCGACGTTTGGCAAGTGGGTCGGCGAGATTCTCGACGACAAGCAACGCCGCATGCTCTGGATTCCGCCGGGCTTTGGCCATGGCTTCCTGGTGCTGAGTGACACGGCGGAAGTGGCGTACAAGGCCAGCGAGTTCTACGCTCCTGAGAACGAGCGGTCCCTGCTATGGAACGATCCGGCCATCGGGATCGAATGGCCGCTGCACCTGATTGGTCCGGACGGACCGGTATTGAGCGCGAAGGATGCTGTCGGGTTGCTGCTGCAGTACGCAGAGGTCTACCCCTAG
- a CDS encoding Rne/Rng family ribonuclease: MSKEIYISTTPHETRLAIVEDEQLAEIYYERENEYTLAGSIYNGKVTRVLPGMQSSFVDIGLERDAFLYVTDFMEEAGDSADFESADGGHRKQQAAPREQGEAGSREGSQQREGGQREGGRERGGRGRRDRNDRDRGGDRSERRPAAEATPPETESTVSFDEPIAPAPSEAVGSVDQTGEGGSRRWRGRRGRRRGRGAREDRPQTVASETGTAPDVTLEGGYDEEENIVSGIDAESNIEIDLSALPAIPAGREDRGKRGRNRRGGRDRGERGGDRGDRPSVRETARPDDAPLYDNSYAGYDAPEDFSEPTGEPIILPGESLRKYRDPAEVAAEEEEARRNAPVAREVLTVSVPSIEIVGWDGGAVLPGETIRPRGNSGGSNSGSERPAREDRGRGDRGGRDDRGGRSDRGGRNDRGLREDRPRAEAQIYVAPPAVEPTPATPLVTDEEINSEATADLGALPGDVIAAEAPAAEFAGAPAESTRTSSESVTGDASAVELGLEPEAAVKQEPTPEPTEFEPTEGASASISDAAARRDLRFFGREILGSKAEEPAVEPEISVEAEAAIEAALPDQTIEAAPEAEQEAAEPDATIYDLNAAAEPAGESDFTTLQASGEMLSIDTVNTVEEQGFPPIASQDETEPANPVANEGAVQSVTLAEAETTPQPVFEADELTENGGAEIHAYGDGDFEEEEIDGDEYEYDASATGADDAESEEYEEETLEGTADLGSMLHEMTLDSQTGVDEEDEDDSEESDASGGFTEADFGGAEEDEDAPASESTNSNGDGRPGRAERNRRGGNNNAGGGRDRRGGRNSGGDRGRGRGRQSMQTTDLPAINELLKPGQEILVQIAKEPIAKKGARITSHIALPGRFLVFMPTVNHTGVSRKISSDEERRRLKSILLSEKGDAQGGFIVRTAADGASEEELRNDLRFLIHLWNDIKMRSESSKSPALIYHDLSLIERILRDQVTDNFSAIWVDTEAEYERVLRFLQRFQPSLVRRVKLYTKETPLFEHFGVTAEIDKALKAKVWLKSGGSIVINQTEALVAIDINTGKYVGKTARLEDTILKTNLDSIPEIVRQIRLRDLGGIIVIDFIDMDERKNRAKVMQALEDAMRTDRAPSKILPFNDFGLVIMTRKRVKQSLERTLCMPDPVTEGTGMIKSPITIANEIYVEMKKMHRHFEKGDVMLRVHPEVVKTLKANGGKRLQELEEMTRKTILVKSDPSLSPEAFDIH, from the coding sequence ATGTCGAAGGAAATTTACATCTCCACAACGCCGCATGAGACGCGGCTGGCCATCGTCGAAGACGAACAACTGGCAGAGATCTACTACGAACGCGAGAATGAGTACACGCTCGCAGGCTCCATCTATAACGGCAAAGTGACGCGCGTGCTCCCCGGCATGCAGTCGAGCTTTGTAGACATCGGCCTCGAGCGCGATGCTTTCCTCTACGTCACCGACTTCATGGAAGAGGCGGGAGACTCCGCCGACTTTGAATCCGCCGACGGCGGTCACCGTAAGCAGCAGGCAGCACCGCGCGAGCAGGGCGAAGCAGGTTCCCGCGAAGGTAGTCAGCAGCGCGAGGGTGGTCAGCGCGAAGGCGGACGCGAACGTGGCGGCCGGGGCCGTCGCGATCGCAACGACCGTGATCGTGGCGGAGACCGCAGCGAACGCCGTCCCGCAGCCGAAGCAACGCCTCCCGAGACCGAAAGCACCGTCTCGTTTGACGAACCGATCGCACCCGCACCGAGCGAAGCTGTTGGCAGTGTGGACCAGACGGGCGAGGGCGGCAGCCGCCGCTGGCGCGGTCGTCGTGGCCGCCGCCGTGGCCGTGGCGCCCGCGAAGATCGTCCGCAGACCGTAGCTTCCGAGACCGGTACAGCGCCGGATGTCACGTTGGAAGGCGGCTACGACGAAGAGGAAAATATCGTCTCCGGCATCGACGCCGAGAGCAACATTGAAATCGATCTGAGCGCATTACCCGCCATACCAGCTGGACGCGAGGACCGCGGCAAGCGCGGTCGGAACCGCCGTGGCGGACGTGACCGCGGCGAGCGCGGAGGCGATCGTGGAGATCGTCCAAGCGTCCGCGAGACGGCGCGCCCGGACGACGCACCTCTCTACGACAACAGCTACGCCGGTTACGACGCTCCTGAGGACTTCTCCGAACCGACAGGCGAGCCCATCATCCTTCCAGGCGAATCGCTTCGTAAGTACCGCGATCCTGCTGAGGTCGCCGCCGAAGAAGAAGAGGCACGCCGCAACGCTCCCGTTGCGCGTGAGGTTCTGACTGTATCTGTTCCATCCATTGAAATTGTGGGCTGGGATGGCGGGGCCGTTCTGCCAGGTGAGACGATCCGTCCGCGTGGGAACTCCGGCGGTAGCAACTCCGGCAGTGAACGTCCTGCCCGCGAAGACCGTGGCCGTGGCGATCGCGGAGGCCGGGATGACCGTGGTGGACGCAGCGATCGCGGTGGCCGAAACGACCGTGGTCTCCGCGAAGATCGTCCACGCGCCGAAGCGCAGATCTACGTTGCGCCCCCTGCAGTGGAACCGACGCCGGCCACTCCACTCGTAACAGACGAAGAGATCAATTCCGAAGCGACCGCTGACCTCGGCGCGCTGCCCGGAGACGTGATCGCCGCCGAGGCACCTGCAGCAGAGTTCGCAGGGGCTCCCGCCGAGTCGACCCGCACCTCTTCGGAGTCAGTTACGGGAGACGCGTCTGCGGTCGAGCTTGGTCTGGAGCCGGAAGCTGCGGTCAAACAGGAACCCACTCCGGAGCCTACGGAGTTCGAACCCACCGAAGGTGCCAGCGCCAGCATCAGTGACGCTGCGGCCCGCCGCGACCTGCGCTTCTTCGGACGCGAAATCCTCGGCTCCAAGGCGGAGGAGCCGGCCGTCGAGCCTGAGATCTCCGTCGAGGCAGAGGCTGCCATTGAGGCAGCATTACCCGACCAGACGATTGAAGCCGCGCCTGAAGCGGAACAGGAAGCGGCTGAGCCGGACGCCACCATCTATGACCTGAACGCCGCTGCTGAGCCAGCAGGCGAATCGGACTTCACCACGTTGCAGGCGAGCGGAGAGATGCTCTCTATCGATACCGTGAACACGGTCGAAGAGCAGGGATTCCCGCCGATCGCGTCGCAGGATGAGACGGAACCGGCGAACCCCGTTGCCAATGAGGGCGCGGTCCAGTCCGTCACGCTGGCGGAAGCCGAGACCACCCCGCAGCCTGTCTTCGAAGCAGATGAGTTGACCGAAAACGGAGGCGCCGAGATTCATGCCTACGGCGACGGCGACTTCGAAGAAGAAGAGATCGACGGGGACGAGTACGAGTACGACGCCTCAGCCACCGGAGCAGACGACGCCGAGAGTGAAGAGTACGAAGAGGAGACGCTGGAAGGTACAGCCGACCTCGGATCCATGCTGCACGAGATGACGCTCGACAGCCAGACGGGCGTGGACGAAGAGGACGAGGATGACTCGGAGGAGTCCGACGCAAGCGGCGGCTTTACCGAAGCTGACTTTGGCGGTGCTGAGGAAGATGAAGATGCACCCGCAAGCGAGTCGACCAATTCCAACGGCGACGGTCGTCCCGGCCGCGCCGAGCGCAATCGCCGCGGTGGCAACAACAACGCAGGCGGCGGACGTGACCGTCGCGGAGGCCGCAACAGCGGAGGCGATCGTGGCCGTGGCCGCGGGCGTCAGTCCATGCAGACCACTGACCTGCCGGCCATCAACGAACTGTTGAAGCCTGGCCAAGAAATCCTGGTGCAGATTGCGAAGGAGCCCATCGCCAAGAAGGGTGCCCGCATCACCTCGCACATCGCGCTGCCGGGACGCTTTCTGGTCTTTATGCCGACGGTCAACCACACCGGCGTCTCGCGCAAGATCTCGTCGGACGAGGAGCGTCGCCGTCTTAAGTCGATTCTCCTCTCTGAGAAGGGCGACGCGCAGGGCGGATTCATCGTTCGCACGGCTGCCGACGGTGCCAGCGAAGAGGAGCTTCGCAACGATCTCCGCTTCCTGATCCACCTTTGGAACGACATCAAGATGCGGTCGGAGTCGTCGAAGTCGCCGGCTCTGATCTATCACGATCTGTCGCTCATCGAGCGCATCCTGCGCGACCAGGTGACGGACAACTTCTCCGCCATCTGGGTCGATACCGAAGCCGAGTACGAGCGCGTCCTCCGCTTCCTGCAGCGCTTCCAGCCCTCGCTGGTTCGCCGCGTGAAGCTGTACACGAAGGAGACGCCGCTGTTCGAGCACTTTGGCGTTACTGCCGAGATCGATAAGGCGCTGAAGGCCAAGGTCTGGCTCAAGTCCGGTGGATCCATCGTGATCAACCAGACGGAAGCGCTGGTTGCCATCGACATCAACACTGGCAAGTACGTCGGCAAGACGGCACGTCTCGAGGACACCATCCTTAAGACGAATCTGGATTCGATCCCCGAGATCGTGCGCCAGATCCGTCTGCGTGACCTGGGCGGCATCATCGTTATCGACTTCATCGACATGGACGAGCGCAAAAACCGCGCGAAGGTGATGCAGGCGCTGGAAGATGCGATGCGCACTGATCGTGCACCGTCGAAGATCCTGCCATTCAACGACTTCGGCCTGGTTATCATGACGCGCAAGCGCGTGAAGCAGTCCTTGGAGCGCACGCTTTGCATGCCTGATCCTGTCACCGAAGGCACCGGAATGATTAAGTCGCCGATCACCATCGCCAACGAAATTTACGTCGAGATGAAGAAGATGCATCGCCACTTTGAGAAGGGCGATGTCATGCTCCGCGTGCACCCTGAGGTGGTGAAGACCCTGAAGGCAAACGGCGGCAAGCGTCTGCAGGAGCTGGAAGAGATGACGCGCAAGACCATCCTGGTCAAGAGTGATCCTTCGCTCAGCCCCGAGGCCTTCGACATCCATTAA
- the rodA gene encoding rod shape-determining protein RodA translates to MTRFSSYRDFDWTLLTFVLLMSTISVLEIYSATLHTKFHGFHTKQLTFLAIGIPLMFIISLIDYHRLIEIAHWAYGVSIVSLLAVLLVGKKVLGARRWIGLPGGTHFQPSEWIKLVLIVASARFFWGLANKEELEWKDIGKAFLLIGLPMLMVLKQPDLGTALTYSPVLLVGLFLGGISWRKALILAVTGLVLIVGIWKSGKVLKPYQKARLTSFQHPEDDPKGSGYQVRQSLIAVGSGGIWGKGAAKGTQTQGDFLPIPYTDFIFAALCEEHGFVGAALVLILYFLILIRLVQNAQTASDPPGTLLVMGVAGVMLFQIAVNIGMVVGIMPVTGIPLPLLSYGGSSVLFSFLALGIVMNVRMRRFVN, encoded by the coding sequence ATGACCCGATTCTCTTCGTATCGCGACTTTGACTGGACGCTGCTGACCTTCGTGCTGCTGATGTCCACCATCAGCGTTCTGGAGATTTATTCGGCTACGCTTCATACCAAGTTCCACGGCTTCCACACGAAGCAGCTTACGTTCCTGGCCATCGGCATTCCGCTGATGTTCATCATCTCGCTCATCGACTATCACCGGCTCATTGAGATTGCGCATTGGGCCTACGGTGTCAGCATCGTGTCCCTGTTAGCGGTGTTACTCGTCGGCAAAAAAGTGCTGGGAGCAAGACGCTGGATCGGCCTGCCCGGCGGAACCCACTTTCAGCCATCTGAGTGGATCAAGCTGGTGCTGATCGTCGCCTCGGCGCGTTTCTTTTGGGGCCTGGCAAACAAAGAGGAATTGGAGTGGAAGGACATCGGCAAGGCCTTTCTGCTGATCGGCCTGCCCATGCTGATGGTGCTGAAGCAGCCCGACCTGGGAACTGCGCTGACCTACTCGCCCGTGCTGCTGGTCGGCCTGTTCCTGGGCGGCATCTCCTGGCGCAAGGCTCTGATTCTTGCCGTTACCGGCCTGGTACTGATCGTGGGTATCTGGAAGAGCGGCAAGGTGCTGAAGCCATATCAGAAAGCGCGGCTCACCAGTTTCCAGCATCCAGAGGATGACCCCAAGGGTTCCGGTTATCAGGTGCGCCAGTCCCTCATCGCCGTCGGCTCCGGCGGCATCTGGGGCAAGGGCGCCGCCAAGGGAACGCAGACCCAGGGTGACTTCCTCCCCATTCCTTATACCGACTTCATCTTCGCCGCCCTCTGCGAGGAGCATGGTTTCGTTGGCGCGGCGCTTGTCCTCATCCTTTACTTCCTCATCCTGATCCGTCTGGTTCAGAATGCGCAGACGGCGAGCGATCCCCCTGGCACGCTGCTCGTGATGGGCGTTGCTGGCGTCATGCTCTTCCAAATAGCGGTCAATATCGGCATGGTGGTCGGCATCATGCCGGTCACCGGCATCCCGCTGCCGCTGCTCAGCTACGGCGGATCGTCCGTGCTGTTTTCGTTCCTGGCGCTCGGCATCGTGATGAACGTGCGCATGCGCCGCTTTGTGAACTAG
- the ampH gene encoding D-alanyl-D-alanine-carboxypeptidase/endopeptidase AmpH, whose amino-acid sequence MHFRRSVAACLALTATAIATTGCHRKSKDAATPVQKSMARASKVEKPAPPLGPPMDSAGVMAENIFRRTASTGMVAVVVRGDEVWMSGYGRVAPGSNVTPQPDSLFRLCSISKILATDLLSKLIAAKRVSFDDPLQKFAPAGVTVPTMTVRGPAARPLNLGDLATHTGGLPREIAYPPQGAAHFTFPDFPYRWQWLPQFRLRTSPGDAAHYSNISFDLLADAITSASGESYLKFFQEQTATPLGLTDTTLSPNQAQCARLMGGAREPSECTDTQAAAGSGGMYSTAHDMVKVLRYFLNLPGVPVHANGIATGMYLDPTKLHSVQGLGHAGVPDGIGLGWIEINKENGPARIVEKTGGGAGFQTYIALNPARHAGVFFARTQARGNGGANMFREANDMLLAMVGLPPVPVDRDDPERERTAEDLEEAASTRVASRGAARHGVRATVPARSARSRTRAVVRARAAAAQTKATPTRAKTASARTKATQARAKRAVVAPIRRRRR is encoded by the coding sequence TTGCACTTTCGCCGTAGCGTTGCCGCCTGTCTTGCCCTTACCGCCACCGCCATTGCCACCACGGGCTGCCATCGGAAGTCGAAAGACGCTGCCACCCCCGTTCAGAAATCGATGGCGCGCGCCAGCAAGGTTGAGAAGCCTGCACCGCCTCTGGGACCACCGATGGACTCCGCCGGTGTCATGGCTGAGAACATCTTCCGTCGCACCGCATCGACCGGCATGGTCGCGGTTGTCGTACGCGGCGATGAGGTCTGGATGTCGGGCTATGGGCGCGTTGCGCCGGGATCGAATGTGACACCGCAGCCCGACTCCCTCTTCCGTCTGTGCTCCATCTCAAAGATCCTTGCGACCGATCTCCTGTCGAAGCTCATTGCGGCGAAGAGGGTCTCTTTTGACGACCCACTGCAGAAGTTCGCTCCTGCCGGTGTGACCGTCCCGACGATGACGGTCCGTGGACCCGCAGCGCGGCCCTTGAACCTGGGCGACCTGGCAACACATACCGGCGGTCTGCCACGCGAGATTGCGTATCCACCGCAAGGCGCGGCGCACTTCACCTTTCCGGACTTCCCTTATCGTTGGCAATGGCTGCCGCAGTTCCGTCTGCGCACGTCGCCGGGCGATGCGGCGCACTACTCCAACATCAGCTTCGATCTACTGGCCGATGCCATCACTTCGGCCTCAGGCGAGAGTTACCTGAAGTTCTTTCAGGAGCAGACGGCAACGCCGCTCGGCCTGACCGATACCACTCTGTCTCCCAATCAGGCACAGTGTGCGCGACTGATGGGTGGTGCACGTGAGCCGAGCGAATGCACGGATACGCAGGCTGCGGCAGGCTCCGGCGGTATGTACTCCACGGCGCACGACATGGTGAAGGTCCTCAGATATTTTCTGAACCTGCCGGGTGTTCCCGTTCACGCCAATGGCATCGCCACCGGCATGTATCTTGACCCGACAAAGCTGCACAGCGTGCAGGGGCTTGGCCATGCTGGCGTGCCGGACGGCATCGGCCTGGGATGGATCGAGATCAACAAGGAGAACGGCCCGGCGCGCATTGTGGAGAAAACCGGTGGTGGTGCTGGTTTCCAGACCTACATCGCGTTGAACCCGGCGCGTCATGCAGGTGTCTTCTTCGCGCGCACGCAGGCACGCGGTAACGGCGGTGCAAACATGTTTCGCGAAGCGAATGACATGCTGCTCGCCATGGTTGGCCTGCCACCAGTGCCCGTGGATCGGGACGATCCTGAGCGCGAGCGTACGGCGGAAGATCTGGAAGAGGCTGCCTCAACCCGAGTTGCGAGCAGAGGCGCCGCTCGCCATGGTGTGAGAGCAACGGTACCTGCTCGTTCGGCACGCTCCAGGACGAGGGCTGTCGTGCGAGCAAGAGCGGCTGCCGCACAAACGAAGGCTACGCCGACGCGCGCCAAGACAGCATCTGCTCGCACGAAAGCGACGCAAGCACGTGCAAAACGTGCGGTAGTAGCACCGATCCGTCGCAGACGTCGATAA
- a CDS encoding LLM class flavin-dependent oxidoreductase translates to MKKIGFLSFGHWTPSQQSQTRSAADVLLQSIDLAVEAERLGVDGAYFRVHHFARQLSSPFPLLAAVGARTKTIEIGTGVIDMRYENPHYMAEESSAADLISGGRLQLGISRGSPEQVIDGFRHFGYTPSAGEDDAAMGRRHAEQYLGLLGGKGFGQPNPRPMFANPPGLLRLEPFSEGLRERIWWGAASNATAVWAAKHGMNLQSSTLKTDETGEPFHIQQAGQIRAFRAAWKEAGHTRVPRVSVSRSIFALTTDLDRAYFGGTAQEEDKIGFLGPGFRAIFGRGYAAEPELLVKQLRQDEAIAEADTLLLTVPNQLGVEYNAHVLESIMTTVAPALGWR, encoded by the coding sequence ATGAAGAAGATCGGGTTCCTCTCCTTCGGCCACTGGACACCGTCGCAACAATCGCAGACACGGTCCGCCGCCGATGTCCTGCTGCAGTCGATCGACCTGGCCGTGGAGGCCGAGCGCCTCGGTGTGGACGGCGCGTACTTCCGCGTCCACCACTTCGCGCGGCAGCTATCGTCCCCCTTCCCTCTCCTGGCTGCGGTCGGCGCACGGACGAAGACGATCGAGATCGGGACCGGCGTGATCGATATGCGCTACGAGAACCCGCATTACATGGCGGAGGAATCGTCCGCGGCAGACCTGATCTCAGGTGGGCGCCTGCAATTGGGCATCAGCCGCGGATCGCCGGAGCAGGTCATCGACGGCTTTCGTCACTTTGGCTACACCCCGTCGGCGGGCGAAGACGATGCCGCGATGGGCCGGCGTCATGCTGAACAATATCTCGGACTTCTTGGCGGGAAAGGCTTTGGCCAGCCCAATCCTCGGCCCATGTTCGCGAACCCTCCCGGGCTCTTACGGCTGGAACCCTTCTCCGAGGGTCTGCGGGAGCGCATCTGGTGGGGTGCTGCCTCAAATGCGACGGCAGTCTGGGCTGCGAAGCATGGCATGAACCTGCAGAGCTCGACACTGAAGACGGATGAGACCGGAGAGCCGTTCCACATCCAGCAGGCCGGCCAGATCCGGGCCTTTCGGGCAGCCTGGAAGGAGGCGGGTCATACCCGCGTTCCGCGCGTTTCGGTCAGTCGCAGCATCTTTGCGCTGACCACCGATCTTGATCGCGCTTACTTCGGCGGCACCGCACAGGAAGAGGATAAGATCGGCTTCCTCGGCCCGGGTTTCCGCGCCATCTTTGGACGAGGCTACGCGGCTGAGCCGGAGTTGCTCGTGAAGCAACTGAGGCAGGATGAGGCGATCGCAGAGGCCGACACGCTGCTGCTGACCGTGCCCAATCAACTGGGAGTCGAGTACAACGCGCACGTCCTGGAATCGATCATGACGACGGTGGCGCCGGCGCTTGGCTGGCGCTAG